A part of Argonema galeatum A003/A1 genomic DNA contains:
- a CDS encoding N-acetylmuramoyl-L-alanine amidase — MDTNGWNDSGHNFLNTIDGFLLEGRQGTLAAIVKGHCVRSAHAGNKAANESPGIENEGNFMTHKMGVAQWNSLVDLCASLCSTYNINPDNIKGHRDFKATDCPGDWLYSQLPRLRKAVGEKLAPPTTPLKKGSRVLKVKDVQLYLKAWGFNPGVIDGIFGANTEAAVSAFQKSKGLTVDGVVEAKTWKYLITSPPPEPLPSEALILIDACKSYKGLSEQNEALEWLQGEISKPIMDEFTKRWRNQSSPVAVQPQPLTLVNVCKYYGDLSDQNEALEWLQGQISKAVLVQFAQKWRN, encoded by the coding sequence ATGGATACTAACGGCTGGAACGATTCCGGACACAATTTTTTGAATACAATTGACGGATTTTTGCTAGAGGGAAGACAAGGTACTTTAGCAGCAATTGTCAAAGGACATTGCGTTCGATCGGCCCATGCAGGAAATAAGGCGGCAAACGAATCACCGGGGATTGAAAATGAAGGCAATTTCATGACCCATAAGATGGGAGTGGCTCAATGGAACAGTCTGGTAGATTTGTGCGCTTCTCTTTGCTCTACCTACAATATCAATCCTGACAATATTAAAGGACATCGCGATTTTAAAGCAACTGATTGCCCTGGCGACTGGCTATACAGTCAGCTACCCCGTTTGCGGAAAGCTGTTGGTGAGAAATTAGCTCCACCAACCACACCTTTAAAGAAAGGCTCAAGGGTATTGAAAGTCAAAGATGTGCAGCTGTATCTCAAAGCTTGGGGTTTTAATCCTGGGGTTATTGATGGCATTTTTGGTGCCAATACAGAAGCTGCTGTAAGCGCGTTTCAAAAATCTAAAGGTTTGACTGTGGATGGAGTGGTAGAGGCAAAAACTTGGAAATATCTGATTACTTCACCGCCGCCAGAACCACTACCATCAGAAGCTTTGATTCTTATTGATGCTTGCAAGTCTTATAAAGGCTTGAGCGAACAAAATGAAGCTCTAGAATGGTTGCAAGGGGAAATTTCTAAACCCATAATGGATGAGTTTACTAAAAGATGGCGTAACCAATCATCGCCTGTAGCAGTGCAACCGCAACCTTTAACTCTGGTTAATGTTTGCAAGTATTATGGTGACTTGTCCGATCAAAACGAGGCTTTAGAGTGGCTGCAAGGGCAAATTTCTAAAGCAGTTTTGGTACAGTTCGCACAAAAATGGCGGAATTAG